A window of Stenotrophomonas indicatrix genomic DNA:
CTGATCGCGTGGTGGTGCAGCTGCCGGGCGTGCAGGACACGGCCGAAGCCAAGCGCATGATCGGTGCCACCGCCACCCTGGAATACCGGGCCGTGGTGGAAGGCAACGCGCAGGACGCCATCGCGTCGGGTCGTATTCCGCCGGAAGCGAAGGTCTACCAGCGTCGTGACAACGGCGGTCCGGTGCTGCTGAACAAGCGCGTGATCGTCACCGGTGACCAGATGGTGGCCGCGCAGGCGGTGACCGACTCCACCAGCGGCACCCCGGCAGTCAGCGTGACGCTGAACAACGTCGGTGGCCAGCGCATGTTCGACTTCACCAGCGCGAACGTGAACAAGCCGATGGCGGTGGTCTACACCGAGCGCGTGCCGACCGTGACCGTCGTCGACGGTGAGGAAGTGCGTGGCTTCAAGGTCAACGAGGAAGTGATCTCGGTGGCCAACATCAACGGCGTGTTCGGCAAGAACTTCCAGACCACCGGTCTGCAGAAGAAGGAAGCCGAGGACCTGGCCAAGCTGCTGAAGTCGGGCTCGCTGGCTGCGCCGATGGACTTCGTCGAAGAGCGCGTGGTCGGCCCGAGCCTGGGCGCGGAGAACGTCAAGAACGGCATCACCGCGGTGGTCTATGCGTTCATGTTCACCCTGGTGTTCTTCACCATCTACTACCGCATGTTCGGCCTCATTACTTCGATCGCGATGCTGTTCAACCTGCTGATCGTGGTGGCGGTGATGTCGCTGTTCGGCGCGACCATGACCTTGCCGGGCTTTGCCGGCCTGGCGTTGTCGGTCGGTCTGTCGGTCGACGCCAACGTGCTGATCAACGAGCGTATCCGTGAAGAACTGCGTGCCGGCGTGCCGGGCAAGACCGCGATCGTGACCGGTTACGAGCGCGCGTCGGGCACCATCCTCGACGCCAACCTGACCGGCCTGATCGTCGGTGTGGCGCTGTTCGCATTCGGTACCGGTCCGCTGAAGGGCTTCGCGCTGACCATGATCATCGGTATTTTCGCTTCCATGTTCACCGCGATCACCGTATCGCGTGCACTGGCGACGCTGATCTACGGCCGTCGCAAGAAGCTCCAGAACGTGGCCATCTGACGGGACGACACGCACATGAAACTGTTTCCGCTGCACATCCTCCCGAACGATACCAAGATCGACTTCATGCGCTGGCGCCATGTCGCGATGGTCGTCACGATCATCGTGTTCCTGGCCTCGATCGGCATCATCGGCTTCAAGGGCTTCAACTACGCTCTGGACTTCACCGGCGGCACCCTGATCGAAGCCCGCTTCGAACACGCGGTGGATGTCGAGGACGTCCGCAGCAAACTTGAGCAGAACGGCTTCGATGGCGCCCAGGTACAGAGCGTCGGTGGCAACACCGACCTGCTGATCCGCCTGGCCCCGCACGGTGAGCACGCTCCGGGTACCGGCGGCGCTTCGGCCGAGGACAAGGCGACTGCCGCGGCCGTGGTCAAGGCGGTCTCTTCGGCTGACAACCAGGCCACCGTGCTGCGCAACGAGTTCGTTGGCCCGCAGATCGGCAAGGACCTGGCGATGAATGGCCTGTATGCCACCATCTTCATGCTGGCCGGCTTCCTGATCTACATCGCGGTGCGTTTCGAATGGAAGTTCGCGGTCACCGCGAGCATCGTGGCGATGTTCGACCTGATCGTGACGGTGGCCTACGTGTCGCTGCTGGGCCGTGAGTTCGACCTGACCGTGCTGGCCGGCCTGCTGTCGGTGATGGGCTTTGCGATCAACGACATCATCGTGGTGTTCGACCGCGTCCGCGAGAACTTCCGCAGCCTGCGCGTGGAGCCGATGGAAGTGCTGAACCGTTCGATCAACCAGACGCTGTCGCGTACGGTGATCACCGCGGTGATGTTCTTCCTGTCCGCACTGGCCCTGTACCTGTACGGTGGCAGCTCGATGGAAGGCCTGGCCGAGACGCACATGATCGGTGCGGTGATCGTGGTGCTGTCCTCGATCCTGGTGGCGGTGCCGATGCTGACGGTCGGCGCGCTGCGCGTGACCAAGCAGGACCTGCTGCCCAAGGCCAAGGACGTCGAGGCCCTCGCGCGCCGTCCGTAAGCCTCTGCTGCACGCAGTACACAGAGAACCCCGCGCAAGCGGGGTTTTTTGTTGGCAGGGCTGCGCCCTGCACCCGCAGAGGCCCTAAAGCAACGGCAACGTCAAAAGCCACAGCGGCACTGGCTTTCTGCTGGCTGGGCGGGGCCGTATGGGTTGGCAGGACACGCCGTAAACCCGTCCATGGGGGCTCGATGGCGCCATCCATGGCGCCAACGGTCCTGCCAACCCACACGGCCCCACCCCCGACAGATTCCTGCGGCTGTTGGTAGGTGTCGACCTTGGTCGACACATCTGTCAGATATCGAATGAACTCATCCGTGTCGACCAAGGTTGACACCTACCAGGCCCGGACGCTGTTCCAACAGATCGCGGGAAACTGTCGAAGGCGGGGTGGGTCCGGTTGAGGAGGCGTGAGCCGCATGGATGCGGCGACCGAGCCTACATGGACGTACTTGCAGCGTCCCCCTCAACCGGACCCACCCCGCCAACCCACAGGAACCCGGCTTCTGCCGTCGACGTTGCCTCTGCAGGTGCAGGGTGCAACCCTGCAGAACAAACTCCACCCTACGCCGCCGTCGGTTGTGCAATCTTCCCCCGCGCACTACGATCCTGCGGTTCGCGCGCACGCGCGCGCCACGTATTCCTGCTGAGCGCCCCGCGCGCCGCACCTGCCAACCCGAGGTCTTCATGGTCATCAAACCGCGCGTCCGCGGCTTCATCTGCGTCACCACCCACCCGACCGGCTGCGACGCCGCCGTCAAGCAGCAGATCGACTACATCCGTGCGCGCCCGCCGATCCAGAACGGCCCCAAGCGCGTGCTGGTGATCGGCGCCTCGACCGGCTACGGCCTGGCCGCGCGCATCACTGCCGCCTTCGGCAGTGGCGCGGCAACCCTGGGCATCTTCTTCGAGCGCCCGGGCAGTGAAACCAAGCCGGGCACGGCGGGCTGGTACAACTCGGCGGCGTTCCACAAGTACGCCGACGAAGCGGGTCTGTATGCCAAGAGCATCAACGGCGATGCGTTCTCCGATGAGGTGAAGGCCAAGACCATCGAGATGATCAAGGCCGATCTCGGCCAGGTCGACCAGGTGGTCTACAGCCTGGCCGCACCGCGCCGCAAGCATCCCAAGACGGGCGAGATCATCAGCTCCACGCTGAAGCCGATCGGCGAGCCGATCACCCTGCGTGGCCTGGATACCGACAAGGAAGTGCTGACCGAAACCCATCTGCAGCCGGCCACCCCGGAAGAGATCGCCGGCACCGTCGCGGTGATGGGCGGCGAGGACTGGCAGATGTGGATCGACGCGCTGGCCGATGCCGGCGTGCTGGCCAACGGCTGCACCACCACGGCCTTCACCTATGTGGGCGAAGAGATCACCCAGGCGATCTA
This region includes:
- the secD gene encoding protein translocase subunit SecD, whose translation is MLEFPRWKYVVIVIVLALSTLYALPNIYQKDPAIQITANRGGQIDDALRDRVLADLKKAGVTTIGAEKEGDSLIVRLSDLKSQSAASDALRDSVGENYTVALNLASTVPDWLAKLGGRPMVLGLDLQGGVHFVLQVDQKAALDKRLDAYTEDVRSTLRDARIAYQSVERRADNTIVANLSPSAGEDAGTRARAALAKAQPTLGYDVSGNRITVSIPEAEITQIANGAIEQNINTLRNRVNQLGVSEPIIQRQGADRVVVQLPGVQDTAEAKRMIGATATLEYRAVVEGNAQDAIASGRIPPEAKVYQRRDNGGPVLLNKRVIVTGDQMVAAQAVTDSTSGTPAVSVTLNNVGGQRMFDFTSANVNKPMAVVYTERVPTVTVVDGEEVRGFKVNEEVISVANINGVFGKNFQTTGLQKKEAEDLAKLLKSGSLAAPMDFVEERVVGPSLGAENVKNGITAVVYAFMFTLVFFTIYYRMFGLITSIAMLFNLLIVVAVMSLFGATMTLPGFAGLALSVGLSVDANVLINERIREELRAGVPGKTAIVTGYERASGTILDANLTGLIVGVALFAFGTGPLKGFALTMIIGIFASMFTAITVSRALATLIYGRRKKLQNVAI
- the secF gene encoding protein translocase subunit SecF, whose protein sequence is MKLFPLHILPNDTKIDFMRWRHVAMVVTIIVFLASIGIIGFKGFNYALDFTGGTLIEARFEHAVDVEDVRSKLEQNGFDGAQVQSVGGNTDLLIRLAPHGEHAPGTGGASAEDKATAAAVVKAVSSADNQATVLRNEFVGPQIGKDLAMNGLYATIFMLAGFLIYIAVRFEWKFAVTASIVAMFDLIVTVAYVSLLGREFDLTVLAGLLSVMGFAINDIIVVFDRVRENFRSLRVEPMEVLNRSINQTLSRTVITAVMFFLSALALYLYGGSSMEGLAETHMIGAVIVVLSSILVAVPMLTVGALRVTKQDLLPKAKDVEALARRP
- the fabV gene encoding enoyl-ACP reductase FabV, translated to MVIKPRVRGFICVTTHPTGCDAAVKQQIDYIRARPPIQNGPKRVLVIGASTGYGLAARITAAFGSGAATLGIFFERPGSETKPGTAGWYNSAAFHKYADEAGLYAKSINGDAFSDEVKAKTIEMIKADLGQVDQVVYSLAAPRRKHPKTGEIISSTLKPIGEPITLRGLDTDKEVLTETHLQPATPEEIAGTVAVMGGEDWQMWIDALADAGVLANGCTTTAFTYVGEEITQAIYWNGSIGAAKKDLDDKVLGLREKLARIGGDARVSVLKAVVTQASSAIPTMPLYLSLLFKVMKEKGTHEGCIEQLDVLYDILYGAKADGVAVDRLRHDLVDGDGHTVALIDEEGRLRADYKEMAADVQGKVLALWPQVTNENLYEISDLAGYKADFLRLFGFGVEGVDYEADVNPDMKIDNLVDLT